A genome region from Candidatus Baltobacteraceae bacterium includes the following:
- a CDS encoding YbfB/YjiJ family MFS transporter, whose product MPVGANVRCTSARFVTSGAIILAVAMGVGRFAYTPLLPVMERDAGLSVAMAGALASANLFGYLVGASLAMHPITHRKRLAIVRWSLAGIVITTALMAGPAPLWLSLRFLTGVGSGFVFVFASSIVLERAARARAPSWPPLFFCGIGLGIAFSGVAVPALIAHGGSRTAWIGMAAISAIVLMTASWFTDDAPATSIVEAGADAALPRHRTIFTWLLAVYTAEAFAYIIPATFLVAVIVRIPALAHYAALAWVFVGLAAAFATFPWIHAAERWGKARALALAFGIQAAGIAAPVFSRSPFAVILAAIALGGTFIAITLFATGLGRDIFPAQTSAAVSRLTALYSVGQIVGPLVATQLALRLHSYDPALLAAAAVAAGATIVTLATIRDPHYSERANVSKKIRSDVS is encoded by the coding sequence ATGCCGGTTGGCGCCAACGTTCGCTGCACGAGCGCGCGCTTCGTTACGAGCGGTGCGATCATTCTCGCGGTAGCGATGGGCGTCGGCCGGTTCGCCTACACGCCGTTATTGCCGGTCATGGAGCGTGACGCCGGCCTCTCCGTCGCCATGGCCGGCGCCCTCGCGTCGGCAAATCTGTTCGGGTATCTCGTGGGCGCATCGCTGGCGATGCACCCCATCACCCATCGCAAACGCCTAGCGATCGTGCGCTGGAGCCTGGCGGGAATCGTGATCACGACCGCGCTGATGGCCGGGCCCGCGCCGTTATGGCTCTCACTGCGCTTTCTGACCGGAGTGGGCAGCGGTTTCGTGTTCGTCTTCGCGTCGAGCATCGTGCTCGAGCGCGCCGCGCGGGCGCGCGCGCCGTCGTGGCCGCCGCTCTTCTTCTGCGGAATCGGATTGGGGATCGCGTTCTCGGGCGTCGCCGTGCCCGCGCTGATCGCCCATGGCGGGTCGCGCACCGCCTGGATCGGCATGGCAGCCATTTCGGCGATCGTGCTGATGACGGCTTCCTGGTTCACCGACGACGCACCGGCAACGAGCATCGTCGAAGCCGGCGCCGATGCGGCTCTTCCACGGCATCGCACGATCTTCACGTGGTTGTTGGCGGTGTATACGGCTGAGGCGTTCGCGTACATCATTCCGGCCACGTTTCTCGTCGCCGTCATCGTTCGAATCCCCGCGCTTGCGCATTACGCCGCGCTCGCATGGGTTTTCGTCGGTTTAGCTGCCGCCTTCGCAACCTTCCCCTGGATCCACGCAGCAGAACGGTGGGGTAAGGCACGCGCGCTCGCGTTGGCCTTCGGCATCCAGGCCGCCGGAATTGCGGCGCCGGTCTTCTCGCGCAGCCCGTTCGCGGTCATCCTTGCGGCTATCGCGCTCGGCGGCACGTTCATCGCGATCACGCTGTTCGCGACGGGTCTCGGACGTGATATCTTTCCGGCTCAGACGAGCGCCGCGGTCAGCCGATTGACCGCGTTGTACAGCGTCGGTCAAATCGTCGGGCCGCTGGTCGCAACGCAGCTCGCGCTACGCTTGCACTCCTACGATCCCGCCCTGCTCGCCGCAGCCGCGGTCGCCGCCGGCGCCACCATCGTCACCCTGGCCACCATCCGTGACCCACATTATTCCGAGCGCGCTAACGTCTCCAAGAAGATTCGCAGCGACGTGAGCTGA
- a CDS encoding aquaporin — MQWRKWAAELLGTLLLVFVEAGANTVDGMTHGQIGHVARYFADGLMVTALIFALQGVSGAHINPGVTLAFLLRGESTWLNAIAYWIAQFTGAAVAGLLLLALFGSNVRFGITQPGPGISWLVALVMETLLTFILIFVILSTVEEPATVGKNAAIAIGFTVALCGLFSSPVSGASMNSARSFGPALASGEWSGLWIYFAGPILGAVDRRGRGHPPRRWVG; from the coding sequence GTGCAATGGCGTAAGTGGGCCGCCGAGTTGCTCGGAACGCTCCTGCTCGTATTTGTCGAAGCGGGCGCCAACACGGTCGACGGAATGACGCACGGCCAAATCGGCCACGTCGCGCGGTACTTTGCCGACGGACTGATGGTCACGGCGCTGATCTTCGCGCTGCAGGGCGTTTCCGGAGCGCACATCAATCCCGGCGTAACGCTGGCGTTTCTCCTGCGCGGCGAATCAACGTGGCTCAACGCGATTGCCTATTGGATCGCGCAATTCACCGGCGCCGCCGTTGCCGGACTGTTGCTTCTCGCGCTTTTCGGAAGCAACGTGCGCTTCGGCATCACGCAACCCGGGCCGGGCATTTCGTGGCTGGTGGCGTTGGTGATGGAGACCCTCCTGACGTTCATCTTGATCTTCGTGATCTTGAGCACGGTCGAAGAGCCGGCGACGGTTGGGAAGAACGCAGCGATTGCAATCGGCTTCACCGTCGCGTTGTGCGGGCTCTTCTCGAGCCCGGTGAGCGGGGCGTCGATGAATTCGGCGCGCTCCTTCGGGCCGGCACTGGCGAGCGGAGAGTGGAGCGGCCTGTGGATCTACTTCGCCGGTCCGATCCTAGGAGCGGTCGACCGGCGCGGCCGCGGTCATCCACCGCGGCGGTGGGTAGGATGA
- a CDS encoding cupin domain-containing protein: MDDDTFTVLDTQGDVQTAVMRLRRAEASGPLGNEHASSSQVIVVIRGTIEAEIGDQKFRMGEGDSAIVPRGVAHRFVGVSNEAVTLNVYSPPAYGRRR, encoded by the coding sequence ATGGATGACGACACATTTACCGTGCTCGACACGCAGGGCGACGTGCAGACCGCCGTCATGCGCTTGCGGCGCGCGGAAGCGAGCGGCCCCCTCGGTAACGAGCACGCGTCGAGCTCGCAGGTAATCGTAGTGATCCGGGGCACGATCGAGGCCGAGATCGGCGATCAAAAATTCCGCATGGGCGAGGGCGATTCGGCGATCGTGCCCAGGGGCGTCGCGCACCGTTTCGTCGGCGTTTCCAACGAGGCGGTGACGCTCAACGTGTACTCGCCCCCGGCCTACGGGCGACGAAGGTGA